CGTAATGGCGATCACTTTCGCCCCGTACTGCCTGGCAATCGCCGCACTCTCAATCATCTCCGGGGTATAGCCGCCCAGCGACAGCACCAGCACCACGTCCTGCGGAGCCACGGCGGAGCACATCATCCGCACCAGCAGGCCGTCGCTCTGACTGACCACCGGCAGGCCAAGACGGAAAAAGCGGTACTGCAGCTCCTGAGCGCAGATGGTGGATCCGCCACCCATGCCAACGGCGAGAATTTGCCGCGCCTGGCTGAGCCAGCTAACCGCCTTGTTCAGCGCCTCGCCGTTGAGCGCCCGGCGGTTGGTCTCCAGCACGCTGATAATCGACTCGTAAATCCCCTGGACCCCTTCGAGATCCGGCACGTCGAGGATAAAGCGCTGCCCTACCGCCAGGGACTGCGCCAGCTTCATTTTTAATTCGCGTACGTCTTTACAGCCCAACGCGCGCGCAAAGCGAGTGACGGAGGCCTGGCTGGTTTCGGTCAGACGCGCCAGCTCGGCAATCGGCAGGTCCGCCGCCGTAGCGACATCATCAAGAATGAACTGGGCAATGCGCTTTTCAGTGGCGGTCAGCTCCATAAAGCGATCGGTAATGCAGGAGATAATATCAATCGTATAAGCCATGCGTAGCGTCAGGGTTCAGAAGAGTGTTGGTACTTTGTATCATAATTTGCCTGCCCGCTGTCAGCCACTGTAACCTGATAATTACGCCTCTTTTTTTACCAGTGCTCAATTATTACCCTTTACTTGTCAATATCTTACCTAACTCCACCCGATCTTCGTATTTTCAAGATGATAATGAGAATTATTGTGTTACTATCCGGTTATTATTTGGTAAACACGTGGTGTATGTCTCTGTTATATAAGACAACAAAATGGTTATATGCTTTTTTAATAACCGATTCAGACGCATGCATACCCGTTGATGGTAAGGACTACTCATGGATCCTATTGTTTATGTAGTAGATGATGATAATTCGGTAAGGCAATCTCTGGTCAGGTTGTTAATGGCAGAGGATTATCGGGTTGCTGACTTTCCTTCAGCGAAGGCCTTTCTCGCTCATACGTTCAGGCCAGAGCCCGGCTGTCTTATCCTCGATATGAACATGCCGGATGCCGACGGTTTTGACGTAGCTGAATCACTGACCAGGCTAGGCTATCTCATTCCCGTGATCTTTCTCACCGGCTTTGGCACCATCCCGCTGTCGGTTAAGGCGATGAAGGCCGGGGCCTATGAGTTTATGACCAAGCCCGCCGTGCCGGGGCTGCTGCTCAAGGCTGTGGCAGATGCGCTGTCGCTGGCGGAGAAAAATATGGGTGCGTCGCAGGAGATACAGACGCTCACCAGCCGCTACGAGTCGCTGACCCCGCGCGAGAAAGAGGTGTTTCAACTGGCCATCGGCGGCCTGCTGAACAAGCAGATCGCCACCGCCATGGGCGTGAGTGAAATTACCGCCAAGGTGCATAAGAAGCGGGTCATGGAAAAGATGGAAGTGCGTTCGCTGGCGGATCTGGTTCGCTGTGCGGAGCGTCTTAATATAGTGAAATCGCAAAGCCGCTAATGCTTATGCTGCGGCCTGTTGTTAACGTTGAAGCCCCCGGAGAAACCAATGACCAGCCAATCCGCTACTGAGCCCCGCTCGCAGCTTAAGTCCCTTTCATCCACGCTGAGAAAACTGCATAAAACGCTGGTCGATCTCGAAACCACGCGTTTTGGCGATCCCGGCAACGCGTTTGAGCATTTACAGCTGCTGACCAGCCACCCGCAGTTTGCCTGGCTGCGCCAGATCTCTGAGGTGCTGGTAGACATTGACGAGCGACTGGACGACAAAGAGCAGCCGGTAGATAGCGCGGCGGTGGAGAGCGTACGTAAAACGCTCGCCAGCCTGCTGAGCGCGGAAAACAGCGGTGAGTTTCGCCAGAAATACCTCGATGCGCTGCAGGAGTCCACCGAGGTGGCGATGGCGCATGGCGAACTGCGTAACCGTTTAACGCAGATCGCGCCCGCATCCTAAGCGCTACTCGCCCTGCTCACCCTGCTCGTCGTGCACCGGCAGGGTAAACCAGAATCGGCTGCCGTGGCGCTCGCCTGGGGCAGCCTGCAACCGACCCGCATGACGTTCAATGATAGAGTGGCTGATGCTCAGTCCCATCCCCATCCCCTGCTCTTTGGTGGTGTAGAACGAATCAAACAGCCGCTCCTGCACCTCGGGGCTCAGACCAATCCCGGTATCGGTAATGTCCAGACGGATCCTGCCCGGCTCCGGGTTCAGTGAGCTCACGGTGAGGGTGAGCGGACGGTCATGTATGCCCGCCATAGCATCAATTGCGTTGACGATAAGGTTCAGCAGCACCTGCTGAATTTGCACGCTATCGCCGTAGATAAAGGCATCCTGCGCCTTAAGCTGGTACTGGAGCGCAATCTGCTGCCGCTCCAGCTCGCTGCGTGAGAGCGCCACAATGTGGTAGACCAGATGGTGCAGGTTCACCCGCGAGCGGCTTGCCGTCTGGTTGCGCGTCAGCGCCTGTAATCCGCGAATGATATTCCCGGCGCGTTCGCCCTCGCTAATGATCTCCTCCAGGCTGGTACGCGCATGGCTGAGCATGGCCGGCTCCCGGCTGAGCCAGCGCAGGCTCGCGCCCGCGTTAGCCACAATCGACATCAGCGGCTGGTTGATCTCATGGGCGATAGAGGCCGTTAGCTGCCCGACCGTAGTGGCGCGGGCGACGCGGGCGAGATCGGCCTGCGCCACGCGCACGGCGTCCTCCGACTGGCGGCGGGCGGTGATATCGGTGATGACGCCGAAATACTCTGCGACGCTGGGCTCATCCCCCACCGGATTACCTACCCCCAGAATGTAGCGGCACTCCCCGTCCGGACGGAATACCCGAAACTCGGCGCGCATCGAGACGCCGTTGCGCACGCTATCGGTGACCAGCCGGCTGATGCGCTGATAATCCTCCGGATGCACCAGCATCAGGAAATCCGCCATCGAGATCGTGCGCTGCCGGTCCGGCAGACCAAGGATGCGGGCGTATTCATCGGAGACAAACATCAGATCCTGATCGATATCCCAGCGCCAGGTGCCTGTATTACTGATGCGCTCTCCGAGCATCAGGGAGGTCTGGCTGGCGCGCAGCTCTTTCTCAACCCGCCGCCGCTGGACGTTCTCCTCCAGCAGTTCGGCGTACAGACGCGCCGTTTCCAGGGATACCGCCGCCTGCGACGCCAGCATCCTGACGATGCGTGAATGCTCGGCGGTAAAGATCTCCGGCATGACGCGGTTTTCCAGATAGAGCACGCCGACCATTTTGGCTTGCTTGTACATCGGGACGCACATCACCGCCGCGCCGGAGGTCACCAGATAGGCATCCTGGCTGAAGGGGCTAAAGCTTCCCGGCTTGCCGGTGCGGATCTCCTGGCCTGTGCGCATCACCGCCGAGAGAATCGACAGCGGCATATCGGTCGCAGAAGGCCGCTCCTTAACCCGCCGCACCTTCACGCCGTCCGAGGAGGTCTCCGCGCAGGCCTGGGTTTCCAGCACGTTGTTATCAAGAATGCGAATAAGCAGGCCGCGCTGAGCACCTGCCCGCTCAAGCAGCAGGGTCATCAGCGTCTGCATCAGCCGGTCGAGGTCGATCTCCTCCGTCATGGCGCGCACCGCTCTGAGCATGCTCTCCAGATCGTGTACAACCTCATTCTGCGCAAAGGCAATGGTGTCGTAGGGCGTGCTCTGTACGGATGGCGAGAGATGTGGATAGTGGCGCTCTAGCTGGCGCAGTTTCGCCATCGCGCCCCACCGCCGCCATGCAGAAAACGCCCCGCGGAAATAGGCCTCGGAGGCCACCTGGAAGCCCGCTGCTTTAGCAAAGCCTCCGGCCAGCTCACAGGCCAGACCGTGGATGTGATGAAACTCCGCGTCGCCCGAGAGCTTAATCGCCCTCTCATACTGGACGATGGCGATATCACTCTTCTGCTCCAGGCGCGCCAGCTCTGCGCCGACCAGCGCCTCTTTATCGGCAAAGGTCGCCGGATTATGCCGCGCCCACAGCGCGATCCGATCGTGATGGCCTTTTACCGTCTCCCGCTGCGCGGCAGTTGCGGTCTCCGGCGTCAGGGCAAGGGTCAGGGCAAGCGCGCTGTAAAAATGGTAATCAAGCAGATGGATATACCCCGGCACGCTGTCGACCATCGGCGCGGCGTTCTCCAGGCAATCGGACGCCTCGGCGTACTCCCCCGCCATAAAATGCGCCATGCCGCGATAGAGCCAGAACCAGAACAGCGTCAGAGGGATGTGCTGATGGCCGCGCGCTGCCTCATCGGCAATCAGCGACGCGGGGAAAACGTCCGCGCCGGTAAAATTCCCCGAGGCATTACGCAGGTGATTCACATACAGCCGCTGGAGCAGAAGCAGGATCTCCACGTCCGGGAAGCGCAGTTTGCGAATAAAGCCCAGGCCGCGCTCGATAGTGGTCAGTACGCCGTCCAGGTGATCGCCGCGGGTAAGAAAATTCATGGTCTGATGGCGAATGATAAAACAGGCGGCGGTGAGATCGCCGTGGTCAACCGAGGCCGTAAAGCAGACTTTCGCGCTCTCGATGGCCGATCCGATCGGCTTCACCCACGAGGTAGCCAGATCTACCGCCAACAGCGTTCGCCCTTTGAAATTGTTAAAAGCATGCCGCATCACCAGCTCATGCGCGAGCTGGCTCCAGATAAATCCGGCCTGATATTCGTTGTAGCGGCGGCCAATCAGCACGCCATACCAGGCAAACGCCGCCGTTGAAGCGCCGCATAATCCCCGGTCCAGCGTCATATGAATGATTTTGCAGAGCAGCAAAAAGTGCAGGCGTGGACAGGCAAAGGCAGCGAACATGCTGGCGCTGAGCATCAG
Above is a genomic segment from Enterobacter sp. C2 containing:
- a CDS encoding MurR/RpiR family transcriptional regulator, with the protein product MAYTIDIISCITDRFMELTATEKRIAQFILDDVATAADLPIAELARLTETSQASVTRFARALGCKDVRELKMKLAQSLAVGQRFILDVPDLEGVQGIYESIISVLETNRRALNGEALNKAVSWLSQARQILAVGMGGGSTICAQELQYRFFRLGLPVVSQSDGLLVRMMCSAVAPQDVVLVLSLGGYTPEMIESAAIARQYGAKVIAITPLETPLAEQADLVLPLLVRENDYIFKPSTSRYAMLAMVDVLATELAMANKAQTKDRLRRIKLALDSHRGGVDRQPLGD
- a CDS encoding response regulator translates to MDPIVYVVDDDNSVRQSLVRLLMAEDYRVADFPSAKAFLAHTFRPEPGCLILDMNMPDADGFDVAESLTRLGYLIPVIFLTGFGTIPLSVKAMKAGAYEFMTKPAVPGLLLKAVADALSLAEKNMGASQEIQTLTSRYESLTPREKEVFQLAIGGLLNKQIATAMGVSEITAKVHKKRVMEKMEVRSLADLVRCAERLNIVKSQSR
- a CDS encoding AAA family ATPase, with product MSEKLSAAGNLMNGDVFTLTDDIIFTPLAQEGCIAWTLCHPLHSGESFILASAASDEAEFQATRLLKNEFALRRQLSGVWAVRPISSTSHHGRYALVYAPFPFRTLAQSTRLRVGNIADFLAMALGLCTPLRQMHAQGLVHSDIKPGNFFIDPGGAYRLAGFGLTTGSPEIASQTSLTVPGGTLAYMSPEHTARTRDNVDSRSDLYSLGIVLYELLTGTLPFEPSEGGQAEWAHHHIASVPRPLHEVRPSVPGMLSAIVLRLLEKSPANRYQTVEGLIADLRRCQANLTENGDITPFTPGLQDRLPARFLPDNLYLAHPQQQQLLAAFDRVMESGTHSLVVISGPLGSGKSSLIASALKTLQHRRVLLAVSKADQYSAVVPYTVIASAFRSLTLYLLGLGAEDVARWKRRLTRALGSYAVLAVKLVPELGLLLDNCSLTAGDPDSTDARARFNQMASRLVEAFATPDCPLVLLIDDIHWIDQASLQLLEYLTHASGALPLLMVVAHSDTDAFPDGSAQTLLKNLRADAHHLVDIRPEPLSVKAVSRWLADIFQARASGLHELATLIHEKTGGNPLFTHEFFQRIVKDGLITHNKKQGKWYYDLPAIRARNYTENVASLVLLQLADMPLQVRRLLGCLACVGGTGKPALLSQMQAIAPEQLHEQLQPAVSARLISLAGDEYTFTHDRVHKAARALLNADEIDQLNLSAARLFTEAARQSDDSDRLFLAVHHITSALNDIRFSPERDSYRAVCHLAAQRAKSTGDYASAVRYLRTAKLLHEDALHAEPDEAFQLDFDEAECEFLQGNLPSALALCQRLIHAPRPHQKAVAACMMAEIHMRQSNMPLALETALSSLVAFGVDLSRHPTAHDCDEAWRSVESRISGDPVAAFQTLAVTQDGEAEAIMSLMLSASMFAAFACPRLHFLLLCKIIHMTLDRGLCGASTAAFAWYGVLIGRRYNEYQAGFIWSQLAHELVMRHAFNNFKGRTLLAVDLATSWVKPIGSAIESAKVCFTASVDHGDLTAACFIIRHQTMNFLTRGDHLDGVLTTIERGLGFIRKLRFPDVEILLLLQRLYVNHLRNASGNFTGADVFPASLIADEAARGHQHIPLTLFWFWLYRGMAHFMAGEYAEASDCLENAAPMVDSVPGYIHLLDYHFYSALALTLALTPETATAAQRETVKGHHDRIALWARHNPATFADKEALVGAELARLEQKSDIAIVQYERAIKLSGDAEFHHIHGLACELAGGFAKAAGFQVASEAYFRGAFSAWRRWGAMAKLRQLERHYPHLSPSVQSTPYDTIAFAQNEVVHDLESMLRAVRAMTEEIDLDRLMQTLMTLLLERAGAQRGLLIRILDNNVLETQACAETSSDGVKVRRVKERPSATDMPLSILSAVMRTGQEIRTGKPGSFSPFSQDAYLVTSGAAVMCVPMYKQAKMVGVLYLENRVMPEIFTAEHSRIVRMLASQAAVSLETARLYAELLEENVQRRRVEKELRASQTSLMLGERISNTGTWRWDIDQDLMFVSDEYARILGLPDRQRTISMADFLMLVHPEDYQRISRLVTDSVRNGVSMRAEFRVFRPDGECRYILGVGNPVGDEPSVAEYFGVITDITARRQSEDAVRVAQADLARVARATTVGQLTASIAHEINQPLMSIVANAGASLRWLSREPAMLSHARTSLEEIISEGERAGNIIRGLQALTRNQTASRSRVNLHHLVYHIVALSRSELERQQIALQYQLKAQDAFIYGDSVQIQQVLLNLIVNAIDAMAGIHDRPLTLTVSSLNPEPGRIRLDITDTGIGLSPEVQERLFDSFYTTKEQGMGMGLSISHSIIERHAGRLQAAPGERHGSRFWFTLPVHDEQGEQGE